The window TTACGAGCGGATAGTACAGCTTCCGTGAAGGGCACGATTGGTGTGCAGGTGAGCACGGCTGTTTTGAAGCTGGATGACAGGCAGTTGGAGCTGCAAACTCAAGCTATTGGCGAAGTGCAGATTATTGGCGAGGCCGTGCGGGAACGGTTGATGTCGGATTTCGTGAAACAATCGTTGGAGGCTTCTTTAGAAGCTCCTACCGAGCCTTGTATTTATTTGGCTAAAATATGCCTTGTTCAAGTGGGACCAACCTATGTTATTGAAAGTGTCGAGCAAGTGCCATTTGGCGAATACGTGTACAATTCCTCGGTTATGTACAGGCTTGCTCAAGCGAACGAGTACCGCGAGGAAACATCCGGTCAGTTCGTAACGAAGTCCAAAGTGAAAACCTTGGCGCCAGGACAGCCTCCGGAATTCAAGGTTAACTTCAATAAAGCGATTAGCGAGCTTTCATTTGATTTAAGCATTCCAGCAGGCGGCGGCAGCGGCATTGCGGGTATGCTGAGCGGTGTCGTGGACATTCCGATAGAGCCTTTCACGAAGATTGCTGTGTCCCCATTCGGGAGAGCGACCAAAAGCTTCTTCTCCGGCGAAATCGCACATGGACTTGGCGAGGGCAACGTGCTGATCATCACTAGCTTGGAAGAGAGCAGTGGTGAAGCTTTCTCCGAAATGCTATCCAGCGGTGACCGCGTATACGGCGGAGCCTCCGATGTGTTCAAAGGCAGCGAGTTTGAACCCGATGCACCTGAAGTGAAGATTGGCACGATTGCCTATCCACAAAAAGGCACGTTCCGCATTGGTGTGAAGGTACAGCAAACTTCTGAGCCGGGGAATGTACGTGTACGTTGGTGGGCGTATAGCGCTGAAATGGCAAGTACTGCGAGAAGCGGCGCAAACAGTGGAGTCGATTCACTAGACGAAGCGCTTTCCGCGATGAGAGAAGCGGCCTCTGCGGGCAGCGGGGCTGAGTAGTTCTAGTGTACTCTCTCCTATAGGACAAAGGATGAGTTTTTCGTAATATGAACGATTCGGTCGGCTAAAAGGATCCACAAAAAAACACGCCCAGTGGGGCGTGTTTTTTTGTGTTTGGTGGAGTCTCTGTAGGAAGCGAAACCCGGAGTTTTCCAAAAGCTTAAGATCAATACGCTTAGTTACGCCGCAGTTCTTCTTTTACATATTGCATTAAAAGATTTTTTGATGACGAAGGATACTCAGTGTTACGTAATTGCAGCAGGCCGACCGGGATGGATGAATCCTTCAGTTCGACGTGTATTCCCACGATATTAGGGGGTAACGCCGTGGAACCGAGAACGGCTCCTACGGAAGGAATTCGCTGAACGAACCCGGGAATAGCCGAGATTTGGCTCACTGTATATAGAAAAGGAGTTTCGGTGTAATGGGAATATTGCTTAGATAACCTCAGATAATACAAGCAGGTATTTCCCCCAACGATCATCGGATAGTTAAGTAGTTCTTCAAAGGGGATTATTCCGTTTCTTTCGGCCAAGGGATGGTTGTTCGCTACAATAAAGGAGATATTTTCGCTATATAACGGTTCGAAGTGAAAAGAAGAAAGATCGGCAGGCTCTCCACATATGGCAAAGTCCAATTGATTCTGGAGTACCGCGCGTGACAGGGAGTCGGTGTTTCCATTGACAAAGTGACACGATACTTTTGGTTTATGTTCCCAGAATCGTCGCAGAGAGTTGGGTAGCACATGCTCAATCAACGATTCTAGCCCTCCGACGCGCAGGGAGCCGATCTCCTCTCTTTGCAAAGCTTTCGCCTGCTCAGTTACATGGTTCCAGTGTTGAATGAGCTTCTCAATTTCCGCGGCAAAAATTTGTCCAGAAGCCGTTAACTCTGCATCCCATCCTCGCTTGAATAGCTGGATGCCCAATTCCCTCTCCAGCCGCTGGACTTGATTTGTAATCGTAGACTGAGCGTAATTCAATTTCACTGCCGCTTTGGTGAAATTTCCTTCTTGAATAATGGTTTGAAACGTAGTTAGCTCCTTTAAGTCCATGGCACATCTCTCCATCGAATAAATTGAATTAAAATATGATTTTATTCAATTATACAAATAAAGAAGTGGGAAGTACAATTAGGGTATCTTGCTGAAGGAGTGATATTAAAATGCCATTCATCAGAGTAAGCTATATGGAAAATCAATATGGGACACAGCAACTGCCCTTCATAAGCCAAGCGATTATGAGAGCTCTAATCCAGCATTTCAATGTGCCGGAAGACGATTACTTTCAAGTGTTCCACTCGCACAAAGCAAGCGAGTTTTATTATAGTCGGAATTACTTAAACATAGAGCGAAGTGACAGGCTGCTCTATATTCAAATCACGCTCAAATCCGGAAGAAGCACCGAGCAGAAAATAAGCTTTTACGGAAAGTTAGCCGAACTATTATCAAATACACTTAACATGAGGAAAGAAGACGTATTCGTCGTGCTGGTCGACACGGAATTCGAGGACTGGACATTCGGTAACGGCGCTGCGCAAATGATCGAACGTCCGGACAACAAGGGAGAGGCATAAGAATGAAGCATCGAAAAATTGTATCAAACGCTCGTGACTCGTTTGGGGATATTGCCCCTACTTTCGTGCGCTATTCGGAAGAAGTACTCTTCGAGGACGTTTGGAGAAGAGAACAATTATCGCTTCGGGAACGTAGTCTCCTTACGATATCAGTGCTAGTCACCGGAGGACTTACAGGGCAGCTTCCTTATCATCTTCGCTTAGCAAAAGAGAACGGTTTGACCGAAGAAGAACTGATCGAAGCCTTGACCCATCTCGCGTTTTACGCCGGATGGCCGCGCGCCGCATCTGCGATTCAAGTTGCGAAGGATGTATTCGAGGAGAACTCATAAAGACGGGATAAGGGGTGTGTAACTAACCACTGCGGGAGCTCGCATCACTGGCAGTGATGCGTCAGGAGTTCAGCCCTCGCGGACTGAAGAATGTAACAAGTGAGCTATCACTATAAAATAACTTCTAATACAAAATAGAACTCTGTAAACGTCAAAAAGCCCCTATCTTTTCAAGTTGGGGGCTATTTGACGTTTACGGAGGAGCATGGTATCATGCCATATTTTTGTATAGTGTGAGACTTGTCAACCTGATCAGGATCCCGTATTAAGTGCTGTGACTTGGCAGCAACGAGCTGACTATCATTGATAGCGTTTGCCTGTATACGGAATGGGCCGATTGTACATCTCCCAAATGTCCACCCATGTAAAGATGAATAACGCCATGGAGCGAGGCCCAGACTATTCGTACAACGGATTCCGTGTCGTACTGGCCAGGAATCAGCCCTTGCTCTTTCGCATTGCTGATCACGGTCAATAATTGCCGCATGGCTGTTACGGTGCCTTGCATGCTCTCCTCGTCCGGTTTGAAATTTCCGAAGGCTCCTCCGAACATCAGCTTATAATAACCGGAGTAACGCTGCCCGAATTGCCAAAAGGTTTCACCTAAATTCAGAAAATACTGTACTGGATTAGCTGCTTGCGGTGTCGCCTCGAATTCGTAAGCTAGAAGTTTACACCCTTCTAGATACAACTGCTGAGCCAAACCCTCTTTATTGACAAACAAGCTATAAATGATTTTTGTCGAGCAATCCATTTTCTGCGCTACTTTACGTACGGTAACGGCTTCCGGGCCCTCTTCTTGCAAGAGCGTTGCCGCAGCATCAACAACGAGCTTACGGAGATTTTCATTGTTTTGCAAACGAGCTTCTTGGTAGGTTTTCAACACACGTGTGTTCGCAGTGGAGGAAATATCTTGGTCGCTCATCATCTTCACCTTCGGTTATCGTGTTTTCGTCAGGAAACAAGGTTTCTGACTCTCTTACCAGAAATTTTATATAGTTGTTAGGTGGTTGTCAATGTGACGTTGGATGTTCAAAGATCATATTGACTTTCTAAAAATGTGTGGTTACAATGAATTCAATTAGAAACACTGTTACCGAGACTGAAGATTCTTAACTTTCTTCGGAATTGGGGAATACTTCTAAGCATTCAGTAACATTGTTTCTTAACTAAAACATCGTATCTAAAAGGAGAATAACACTATGACATTTCAAGGGAAATGGTCGCTCGTCACTGGAGCTTCTTCAGGTATTGGAGAGCAATTCGCGAGACAACTAGCCAAACAAGGCAGCCATTTGGTACTCGTGGCCCGATCGAAGAGCAAGCTTGAGAGCTTGGCATCAGAGCTCAGAATGAATTATGGCATCAATGCCGAGGTTATCGCGATGGATCTTGCGAAAGAGGGCTCGCCCAGAGAGTTATATCGGCAATGTCAACTTTTGAAAGTGGATATCGAACTGCTGATTAACAATGCAGGCTTTGCTACACATGGTTTGTTCGAACAAGTGTCAGGTGAGCGTCAGCATGAAGAAGTGATGCTCAATGTCGCCGCTGTTGTAGATATGACCCACTTGTTCTTGCCGGACATGTTGCGCAAAAGCTCAGGTGCAGTTATCAATGTTGCATCAACCGCCGGATTTCAACCACTTCCCTATATGGCCGTATATGGAGCAACGAAAGCTTTCGTCTTGTCGTTTACTCAAGCGTTATGGTGGGAAAATCGAAACCGCGGAGTGAAATTCTTTGCACTTTGTCCAGGTTCGACGGACACCAGTTTCTTTAATGTCGTAGGAACGGAAGAAGCATCCGTCGGAAAGAAAGATACGCCGGAAAGAGTCGTAGAGGTTGCACTTCGCGCGTTGAAGGAAGGAAAAATATACGTCGTTCCGGGTGTGCAGAATTATATCGGGGCGCAGTTATCGCGATTCATAACACGCAAACAAGGTCTTCGTCTTGTTGGAGGCATGCTTCGTCCACGCGGAGGATCCGGCAATAATAATATTTATAAGAATACAGATAATCAATCTGATCTTGCAGGGAGGACAATTCGATGAAAGCTATACAACTGACAAACGGCTTCGGCTTTGAGGAATTAAACTTAACGGAACTCGACATACCAACGCCAGGCCCCCGTGAGGTGCTGATCCGCATGAAGGCAGCTTCTCTCAATTACCGGGATCTAGTGATCCTCAGCGGATTAATGCCAATTGAAATCAAATTCCCCTTCATTCCATTATCAGACGGAGCGGGAGAAATTGTAGCCGTTGGCCAAGAAGTAACAAGGTTTCAGGTCGGACACCGAGTAGCGGGTAATTTGCAACAGCGATTTTTTGCCGGCAACCCAAGACCGGGGGTATTAGAAGACAGTCTGGGAGGTCCGTTGAACGGAGTAGCGGCTGAATATGTCGTTCTACATGAAGACGGAATTGTCCATATTCCCGATCACCTCACTTGGGAGGAGGCTGCCACCTTGCCGATCGCGGCATTAACCGCATGGAGCATGCTAATCGAATACGGTGGTTTGCAAGCGGGGGATACCGTGCTGCTGCAAGGAACAGGCGGGGTTTCTATCTTCGGGCTTCAATTCGCTCTTATGGTTGGAGCACGAGCGATCATCACATCGAGCAGCAACGACAAGCTGGAACGAGCAAAAGCTCTCGGTGCATGGCAAACGATCAATTATTCGGAAGTTCCCGATTGGGATAAAGCAGTGTTAGAACGGACTGGCGGCGTCGATCATGTTCTAGATGTTGGAGGAGCGGCAACGATGTCCAAATCCATAAATGCGCTTCGCATTGGAGGGACCTTGAGTATGGTCGGATTCTTATCGGGCTTGACGATTCCGGAATATGATGTCACGGGCATCTTGCAGAAAGCCACAACGGTTCGCGGCAGTCAAGTCGGCAACCGGGATCACTTTGAAAAGATGAATCGAGCGATTGCCCATCATCGTTTACATCCCGTCGTCGACCGTGTATTCCCTCTGGATCGAATTAGCGAAGCATTCGCGCTCTTGGCTGAAGGAAAGCAATATTTCGGAAAAATCGTAGTCCAAATTTAAATCTCACTTAAAAGACATAGGAGGCACTCTAATGCCAAATCCACAAGTTCGTTCCGTTAAATCTCCAGAGGGCGTGAATCGCCCTAAACGCTCACCACGTAAAGTGCGCAGTTTGGGGCTATCGCTGCTTGCTGTGCTCATTCTTGGAGTCATCGTTTTCTTACTAGTTCCTTCACCTATCGAACCGGTAAAATGGCTGGCACCGACGGCTCCCTCTTTTCAGGAAGCGGGCCCTTGGAAACAGAACAACAAACTCAGCTCTGCTCAGCTTGTTACAGATGCCCCACAATTCCCGGAATTCATTACATTCGATAAAAACGGCCAGTTATATACAGGAGATTCGGACGGAAAAATTTACAAGGTTCCTTTCGATGCAGAGGGCAATCCGCAAAAAGCCCAAGTGTTTGCAGACACCAAAGGAACGCCTAATGGACTTAAATTCGATGCCAAAGGCGATTTGATCGTTACGGATATCAAGAGGGGACTGCTGTCTATTAACCCATCGGGGAGCATAGAGGTATTGGCCAATCAAGTAGATGGCAAGCCGATCTATTTAGCTAACGAGCTTGATATTGCCCGGGACGGCTCCATATATTTTTCCGATACCTCGAACTATGGACGTGTGACATTCAGAGAAATTGCCGAGAACAAGCCGCATGGACGCTTGCTGAAGTACGATCCAATGACCAAACAGACGACCGTCCTGTTAGAAGGCCTCTATTTTGCGAACGGGGTTGCCTTGTCTGCGGATGAAGATTTCGTGCTTGTGGCGGAATCGTATCATTATCAGTTGACCAGATACTGGCTCAAGGGTCCAAAGAAGGGGACATCTGATATTTTTGCGGACAATCTCGCAGGCTTTCCAGATAACATTACGCGTGATGAACAGGGTCATTTCTGGGTCGGGATCTTTACGACTCGCCTTTCTTTTGCAGATCAGATGCATCGCAGCCCGTGGTTGGCTGGTATCATGGCCAAAGTACCAGAGTCGCTGCTTAGCGGCGCAAGTGCACCAGCGAAGCATGGGCTTGCTGCGGAGTTCGGCCCGCAAGGGGAACTTATCGGAAGCTGGCATGATCCGGAAGGCTCATTGTTTGGCGTAACTACGGCTGCAAGCCATAACGGATATTTATATATAGGAACGGCACCTGGAGGCAGTAGAGGCGTTCATCGCGTGCTTTTAACAAAATAATGTTGGAATCCGGGAGGGAACGAATCATTTTACATACTTAGCTGCAAATTTAGTGATTAATAGGGATGGCAGAAATAAAGCTATTATAAAAATAAGCAGCAATACATTAATAAAAGGTGATATCCCTCCATCGAAAAAGAAAGTATATGCCCACTTAAAACCGGTGAACAACAGAAAATATGTGAATAAAAAGAAAATGGTTAATAGGATTTTCCTCATGTTTCTTAAGACCACCCTTTTGTTTGCTGCTTAATTCAAAGCTGTTCCATTTGATAATCAACGGTATTTTCATTTAAGTACATTTCAATTTTTTCGGGCTGGGTATCTAAAGTAATTATGAAAAGTGACTCATTTTTCAAGTACTGCTCGTCAGCGGCCATTTTATCTTTTAAATAGATAGAAAGAGTCCCATCTTTCTCATCAAATTTAATTGTTCTGTAGTCGTAGCTAAGGTCTTTTTTGGAGTAAATAAGGTAACGAATCTTCTCTGTTTGATCCTTATTTTCATTCATTTTTCTCAAATAAATACCATTTTCTTTTGATTTTGATTGCACCTATGTTCGTAGATTTGTATCAAGATCAGAACGTTCAATGTTCTTGGGAGTTATTTGTTCATCTGAACATCCAATCAATAGAAAGAAACAAATGAAGCAGAATATTCTGATCAAAATAGTCATTGTTTCTCCCGTATGTTAGTCATAACTTAACAGTTTTTGCTTTGTGTTCTAGCATATTGTTATACCCAGAATTTGTCAATTAAATCAAGTGGACCCATGCGCAGTTGCATGGGTCCACTTGATTTTGTCGTTTAGTTATAACTACTTGATAAAGCAGCTGCCTCAGACTCCTTCAAGACCACAACCTTCTTTTGCTTCTTTTTGCCAAATGAAAAATAGTAAATCGCTAGAATAACCAGTTGCAATGCGGCTATAACTAAGCAGATATTGCTAAAAATAAAGCCAGATAAATAGCTGTAAAAGGGGTTCCAGTTTGGAATGCTTTGTGATCCAAGATCAACGATTTTACTGTATATGCCGATCGCGATCCCTTGCGAAATGAAATTGACCATTGCCAGCATGCCCATCCCGACACCAACCTGTTCCTTTGGCAAAGTTCTTGAAACTGAGTTGGATAACGCAATGACAATGAAAGATTGCCCGACGTTGCCGAGAACCAGAAAAACAGCAATGAGAAAGGGAGAACCTCCGGTAAAAGTGGAGAGTAACATAAAACAAGCTAGCAGTAAGCTTGAAGCCACATAAACGACAAATGAGTTGCCTTTTACATCCGCGAGTTTACCGCCTCTACGACCAAATACAGCCGAAGCGACTGCTGCAGGAACCATCGCGAAGCCGATCCAAACGGAAGGTAACTTCTGAATATCTGCTAATAGAAGCGGGCTAAGTACATAGAGTGAGCAGCAAGTACCGCTGATGAGGAATGAAATAGTCAGTCCGAGTGTGTACTTTTTATTTCGAAAGAGTTTTGGGGCAATAAAGGGCTCCCCAGCCGTGCAAATTCGAGCAATGAATAACCCTAAAGCGAGTAAGCCACCTAACAAAAGCCAGATTCCCTTCGTAACACTCAGCAGAAATAAGGCTATTGTGATGGCCAACAGACTGCCACCAATCCAGTCAAATTTCCCTGTTGTCCCAGGCTGTTCATTTCCTAAATACTTGCGGTAAAAAGGGAGGTTAGCCAAAATAAGCAAAGGTACAGCGAATAACCAGCGCCAGTGTACCGTGCTAACGATTAAAGCAGCGACAACAGGCCCAAGTGCATTACCGAAAGCTAAACCTACTGCGGTCATGCCAAGAGCTGCGCCTCTTCGCTCTGGAGCGAAATAACGTAAGGGTATGATCATCGCAATCGCGGGAATAACCGCAGCTCCGGATGCTTGCAGACATCTGCCGACTAGCGCCATCCCGAATGTTTGTGAAGTCAGCCCGATAAGAGAACCGGCCGTAAATAATAGGAGTCCGAAGGTTACTAAATTTTTCAGCTTATAGCGGTCTGCCAGCTTTCCGTAGGTGACTGCGCCAATGGCGTAGATCAGAATGTAGGCAGAAGAGAGCCAGCTGACCTGGGCAATTGTAAGGGAGAAGTCTTCACTAATCTTGGGCAAGACGATGTTGAACATGATGCCGCTCATCATGGATATAGTCAGGGTGAACATCAAAATACGCATTAATTTGTCGCCGGCTTGCTGCAGTTCTTGGGTTTGGGTAGTCATACGTTACCACATCCTTCTTTAAAATTTGACTGTCAGTACTGACTGACATACGATCTATAAAAAAACTAGGGTTGTAAGGCCCTAGCAAAAATCTTTACGCTCTCTTGAATAAATGGCTCCAACGAAATGGTTGAATAATTTTTATGGCTATCGAGATCGTTCATGAACGCCCCGAAATTCATCATCATAAAGGAGAAGGCGTGCATCTCCGGATACGTGGGAATCATTTTGCCTTTCTCAGACATCTCGATGAAATAATTCGTTAAAATTTCCAGCAATTGCAGAGGATGCTTATGTGTACGCTCGCGGAATCCGGGCAGTTGGCCTTCTTCTTTGAGACTGATCTGGATCAATTTGCGATTACGGTTCATAATCTCATGATAGGTTTTACTGACCAGAAGCAGATCCTTCTCCAGATCCCACACGAGCTTTTCACTAAACAGCTTCTTCATCTCTTCGGCATAATGATAGCGGTCAAATGCGGCTTCGAGAAGCTTCTGCTTACTGCCGAATTGGCGAAACAATGTCTTCTCACTAAGACCTGCTTCCGTGGCAATTTCAAGGGTGGTTACCCCATTGTAGCCTTTAGCTGCTATCAAATTGAGCGCCGCCAAGAGAAGTCTATCGCTGCTTCCCAGCTTGCTGCTGTCCATGTTATTATCCCTCTTCCGAAAAGATGTCAGTACTCACTGACATTATAATATGCTGGATATGGAATAAAGTCAATGTAGATATATCCTACTTTTTAAAAATTTTCCGGCCTTTTTAGCCAAAAAAACTAATGATCAAAATGCCGATCAAGATAAGAATCGAGCAAATAATTCGTAGTGTGCCTTGCTTTTCTTTAAGCACAACAATGCCCAGAATCGTAGCAAAGACAGTGCCAATCTCACGAATTGGTGAGATATGGCCAACAGGAGCATATTTCATGGCGATCAAAAATAACAAATAAGATCCGGGGTTGAGGATCGCACCCAGTAAAATGATCTTGGCGTTAAGCTTCCATTCGACGCGAAGTTGTTTAGAAGCCAGTACAATGGGCGTCAGTGCAGCCATGAACCCGATATTCGTAACCTCCAATAAAGTGATAGC is drawn from Paenibacillus sp. V4I7 and contains these coding sequences:
- a CDS encoding LysR family transcriptional regulator codes for the protein MDLKELTTFQTIIQEGNFTKAAVKLNYAQSTITNQVQRLERELGIQLFKRGWDAELTASGQIFAAEIEKLIQHWNHVTEQAKALQREEIGSLRVGGLESLIEHVLPNSLRRFWEHKPKVSCHFVNGNTDSLSRAVLQNQLDFAICGEPADLSSFHFEPLYSENISFIVANNHPLAERNGIIPFEELLNYPMIVGGNTCLYYLRLSKQYSHYTETPFLYTVSQISAIPGFVQRIPSVGAVLGSTALPPNIVGIHVELKDSSIPVGLLQLRNTEYPSSSKNLLMQYVKEELRRN
- a CDS encoding tautomerase family protein, yielding MPFIRVSYMENQYGTQQLPFISQAIMRALIQHFNVPEDDYFQVFHSHKASEFYYSRNYLNIERSDRLLYIQITLKSGRSTEQKISFYGKLAELLSNTLNMRKEDVFVVLVDTEFEDWTFGNGAAQMIERPDNKGEA
- a CDS encoding carboxymuconolactone decarboxylase family protein, which translates into the protein MKHRKIVSNARDSFGDIAPTFVRYSEEVLFEDVWRREQLSLRERSLLTISVLVTGGLTGQLPYHLRLAKENGLTEEELIEALTHLAFYAGWPRAASAIQVAKDVFEENS
- a CDS encoding TetR/AcrR family transcriptional regulator, translating into MSDQDISSTANTRVLKTYQEARLQNNENLRKLVVDAAATLLQEEGPEAVTVRKVAQKMDCSTKIIYSLFVNKEGLAQQLYLEGCKLLAYEFEATPQAANPVQYFLNLGETFWQFGQRYSGYYKLMFGGAFGNFKPDEESMQGTVTAMRQLLTVISNAKEQGLIPGQYDTESVVRIVWASLHGVIHLYMGGHLGDVQSAHSVYRQTLSMIVSSLLPSHST
- a CDS encoding SDR family oxidoreductase; this translates as MTFQGKWSLVTGASSGIGEQFARQLAKQGSHLVLVARSKSKLESLASELRMNYGINAEVIAMDLAKEGSPRELYRQCQLLKVDIELLINNAGFATHGLFEQVSGERQHEEVMLNVAAVVDMTHLFLPDMLRKSSGAVINVASTAGFQPLPYMAVYGATKAFVLSFTQALWWENRNRGVKFFALCPGSTDTSFFNVVGTEEASVGKKDTPERVVEVALRALKEGKIYVVPGVQNYIGAQLSRFITRKQGLRLVGGMLRPRGGSGNNNIYKNTDNQSDLAGRTIR
- a CDS encoding NAD(P)-dependent alcohol dehydrogenase, coding for MKAIQLTNGFGFEELNLTELDIPTPGPREVLIRMKAASLNYRDLVILSGLMPIEIKFPFIPLSDGAGEIVAVGQEVTRFQVGHRVAGNLQQRFFAGNPRPGVLEDSLGGPLNGVAAEYVVLHEDGIVHIPDHLTWEEAATLPIAALTAWSMLIEYGGLQAGDTVLLQGTGGVSIFGLQFALMVGARAIITSSSNDKLERAKALGAWQTINYSEVPDWDKAVLERTGGVDHVLDVGGAATMSKSINALRIGGTLSMVGFLSGLTIPEYDVTGILQKATTVRGSQVGNRDHFEKMNRAIAHHRLHPVVDRVFPLDRISEAFALLAEGKQYFGKIVVQI
- a CDS encoding SMP-30/gluconolactonase/LRE family protein, which gives rise to MPNPQVRSVKSPEGVNRPKRSPRKVRSLGLSLLAVLILGVIVFLLVPSPIEPVKWLAPTAPSFQEAGPWKQNNKLSSAQLVTDAPQFPEFITFDKNGQLYTGDSDGKIYKVPFDAEGNPQKAQVFADTKGTPNGLKFDAKGDLIVTDIKRGLLSINPSGSIEVLANQVDGKPIYLANELDIARDGSIYFSDTSNYGRVTFREIAENKPHGRLLKYDPMTKQTTVLLEGLYFANGVALSADEDFVLVAESYHYQLTRYWLKGPKKGTSDIFADNLAGFPDNITRDEQGHFWVGIFTTRLSFADQMHRSPWLAGIMAKVPESLLSGASAPAKHGLAAEFGPQGELIGSWHDPEGSLFGVTTAASHNGYLYIGTAPGGSRGVHRVLLTK
- a CDS encoding MFS transporter: MTTQTQELQQAGDKLMRILMFTLTISMMSGIMFNIVLPKISEDFSLTIAQVSWLSSAYILIYAIGAVTYGKLADRYKLKNLVTFGLLLFTAGSLIGLTSQTFGMALVGRCLQASGAAVIPAIAMIIPLRYFAPERRGAALGMTAVGLAFGNALGPVVAALIVSTVHWRWLFAVPLLILANLPFYRKYLGNEQPGTTGKFDWIGGSLLAITIALFLLSVTKGIWLLLGGLLALGLFIARICTAGEPFIAPKLFRNKKYTLGLTISFLISGTCCSLYVLSPLLLADIQKLPSVWIGFAMVPAAVASAVFGRRGGKLADVKGNSFVVYVASSLLLACFMLLSTFTGGSPFLIAVFLVLGNVGQSFIVIALSNSVSRTLPKEQVGVGMGMLAMVNFISQGIAIGIYSKIVDLGSQSIPNWNPFYSYLSGFIFSNICLVIAALQLVILAIYYFSFGKKKQKKVVVLKESEAAALSSSYN
- a CDS encoding TetR/AcrR family transcriptional regulator; the protein is MDSSKLGSSDRLLLAALNLIAAKGYNGVTTLEIATEAGLSEKTLFRQFGSKQKLLEAAFDRYHYAEEMKKLFSEKLVWDLEKDLLLVSKTYHEIMNRNRKLIQISLKEEGQLPGFRERTHKHPLQLLEILTNYFIEMSEKGKMIPTYPEMHAFSFMMMNFGAFMNDLDSHKNYSTISLEPFIQESVKIFARALQP